caaaGATTTTACAATaccattatttttacattattatgatcatatataaaataatatatattaaattatacaaatattttcaaattgtagTATATTAAACCAAAGGAGATTGATTTTAAACCACGTAACAGTAAGGCTAAAGGAAAAGGTGGAACtgctaaaataattaaaactaaaaagatattaaaagatttaaaacgTAGAGTAAGTAttggaataattatttttttgaaatattatgaaatattttgaaatattatgaaatattttgaaatattatgaaatatttgaaatattatttttaggaGAACATAGAAATGCTTAAGGATGTAAATACAGAAATAACTACAAAAAAAGTGGAAGTTCCAAAGAAAAGTTATGGTGTTTTGGATAGATTTGTTTCTAAATGAAGTAACGATATCagttaaattatgaaaatttcaacAGATATTGATATAATCTAAATGTAAACAAATGTTGTTATAGGTTATATCGAATTCACAATcatctaaatattttataaattatgcacacttatagaaaattataataaagggatcatttttttctaataattgtaTTACAACAATATTATGTTAGAATTTAAGGAAAGATTTGTCATTACATTTTGAATCCGCCATTTTTTAGCGCCAACGTTGACGAATTCGTTCGTAGAATTGCCTGCATCAGTTTcacaaaattttcattgatgaatttcttattatataacagtaagtacaaaaattatatattttttgtcaattcgtttattgaaatatttaacaaataatgtagaaatgaaaagattcaattgaatttcttttcttttcctttttttcttttttacccctTTGCTTTTTAATAACCATCATCCGAATATGTAATATCATAAtcggtatatttttttttcaacaattcGACTGTCACCTGATGATCGGCTTTTCCGTATCCCTGTAAAATCAATCAAATCCTTAAAATAAACATCTAATtcgcaaaatttatttaaatgttaacgaGTTCtcaatttatatgatattagcttatagtaatatttaatctACTATTACCGActgtaaatagataaaataggaatctattattattaatttgatttgtaCATcgcgtctatatatatatatatatatatagactataaaatatataaataaataaatataaattatatatatatatatatatatatatatataaataaataaataaatttaacaacaatatatatatatatatatatatatatatatatatacagatataaaaatcgaattgtttttatggttatctataatatttgttaactTACTTGCGAATAACCATAAACCTTGATAGACTTTTTTTCTGGATCATGTAATATTCTTCCACCACCTAAGCTCTCCACTTCGAGATCAGGATATTGTTTCAATTGTTCAGTAGTCTCTTCGTAAACATTGTCTATAATGTAAAAAtcgtaaagatataaaatatctcatcggatctaaataaaatatagaattgtTAACTAATTTGTCGTTTGTGAatattgtaaagaaaataataaagaagaaaaaagaaattggaaaaaaagaaaaaagaaaaaaagaaaatagagaatatggacgaagaaaataaataagaggaaaaaggagaagataaaGCGACTAttcaattttgtattataagtTTTCAATGCAAtttcaacgaaaaagaaagaaatcatatCTCTTTTGTGACAAAAGAATAgacgaagattaaaaaatgttgTCATTTTGACCTAAAATCCAagatattcgatataaatgcGTACTCCttgtacgtaaaaaaaaaatggaagggcattttaaaatttacgataatatcgaggGATGGGGAgcgagggggaggggggaggagggaggaatATATGAGATAAATTATAAGACGAAAGGAATTCTTCAGTTGTAATTCTTGATCGATTTCCATGAACACGGTTTCATTATAAAGATGAAGGTttgaacgagaaaagaagattatttttctttttttttcttttttttttttttttcttcaaactttTAAAAAAGGTTTGCTTTCATTGAAAACAAACATATTTCGGTATTACGTCCCATAACACTCTCGTACTCGATATATCTTGTATGTCTATGTAGTAATGTAAACAAGAATGTACATACGGTTCGAACGACCTTGTTAGTTATAGGAGtcagttttcttttgcatttcgACGAATAAACATCAAAATCGTATATCTTCATCGCGTACGATGATTTtaacttaaataatttatactatCAATTATTTACACATTCATCATTTAATcattatacgatataaataatgataaaatcagTCTAACATTTAAAcagtaacatatatatatatatatatatatatatgtgtgtgtgtgtgtgtatgtacgatcttttataaatttcaatttattaatattttcacgttattaatattttattatagacaattattttatattttactaataCTTTAGCATCGCCGATcctatcgatttattattatcagacatattaatatttttattatttaacagaCAAATTTTTGTCACACATTAACCCAATTGTTACACGTGAGAGGAGAAGGGAGGGAGTAGGGAGTGTATATAATCTATAGAAGgcttatatatacatcgatATGATAGGCGCATGGTAAAGACATTGTTTTGACAACCCTATTATGCTTGTAGTTAATATTTTGTCAATAACTGTTACAGGAATTACATCGGTGCTTTTAGCAATAATTACACATCCCCATCGAAGCGAAAATTGTTGGATagttttaaaagatattgaaattattattcgttacgTGGAACGTCTAACGTTAAAAATAAGTATGTacttgtttataaaaaaaacaaaaaaaaaaaaaaaaaagcaaaaaaaaaatagataaaggcAGGTTATTTTAGaattgacaaatattttttacgcaAATTCTGCGAGATCTACGacataaagattttatttattaactttaaggaaaaacgaactgacaatttattttattttttttatttctagaaAACTACGAATGGtctcatatattaaaaatgcaaaatCAATGACGACCATTTGACGAATTCAAAAACGTATTGGAAACgacaaaaaatcgattataaaagaaaatttatctatctctgtatctctttctctctcgctctctctttcttttatttattatctcgcCAAATTCTCATAATCAGTCATTTCTCCCAGTGGGTATTAAAAGCACGAACAGGTAAAACACTAAGTGCAAAACATGATAATAGTATAGTACAGAGTAGCTCTAGCAAGTATATCCATATGGTTCTTTCGTTGAGTGACGCGTAACTCGATTTCCGgtaaatacttaaaaaaaaaaaaaaaaaaggaaaaaaaagaaagaaaaaaaagaaaaaaaaaaggaaaaggatttaaattcttctctctcgtttattaattgtttcgtTCAACGTTGTTTATCGATCAatttacgaaattatttctttcacgcGCCaaagtactatatatatatatatatattctctctagttatttctttttttctccaattattatcatttttctctaattatttctttctctaattattatcatttctctctctctctctctctctctctctctctctctctctttctctctatcttttttcttatctcatcctcatttaatttctttctttttctgtatctattatttcgctcattttcaatgtaaaaataaCAGATCCGATGTATATGTAACTCAAAAGGGGATTCTAAATCGATGATCGCCTTTGGAATATGTCGAAGTcttatagaagaaagaaaatgcagGTCAACAACGGCACTCGATACTTAGGTGCAATAACGAAAGGagatagttttattattacgattttaacGGCTAGCATTTTGCGATTTACGAGCGATGATTTTGTCCTTGTTACTTCCTAGACGATAAAGCGTGAGATAATACAAGAAGAGGATATTTGAGATATACAATACGATATCTTGATCTcgttaaaagggaaaaaattgtattttaaaattgcatattttttcctttattttctctttctatctctctttctctctctctctctctctctctctctctctctctctctctctcgatctttttctctctcttttttaattgttacaaCGCATGATTTTTTTAATGGTCATATCTCCTGAAATACCTCGGTTGATTtggttttccttcttttttctttttttttcgtcgaattCGTGATCGATCATTCCATCGGTCGATTCTTCGATCGGTCGATCTTTCTGATTAAACGAGACGGAAACTGGAAAAACGTGGAAATTAAAATACGCAGAATATTCCGCTGATATTCGGATATAAACGATGTGTGGTTTACGATTCTATGCGCGTTATCttgcataaaaataatctcgaagatatagtaatatttaatgtgcttgaatagaaaaaaaaaaaaaaaaaaaaaggagagaaaaaatattatttacatctccgagagagagagagagagagagagagaaaatacgtcgaatttcattaaaaaaaaatcccatGGACATTTTAACGtcttaaaaatgataaaaacaataacaaaaatttcaatactATATTACatcatttctttcaatatacaatttataatacaatttatttatttttttttttgttaatagaaaatatcattatattgtttatttctttattatttatttatttatccaaaaaagaaacaaaaaaacaaaaaaaaaagaaaagaaaaaaaaaatgagttcctatagaaaaacaaaaaacaagaacgatgagaagaaaagaattgctGATCTTATAAAAGTCTTATTAAactaaaaacaataaaaaaaagaataaaataataattaacataatctCATTCcgataatataacataatctCATTCGGATAATATAACACATGTTTCTCTTATTACTTATTGAGAGTTTACAAATCTATCAAAATTACGTAGATCAAccgtgtatgtatttatatacttatatatatatatatttatgtaatatgtataaacgGTCACGTAAAACGACTACGATTACAGTGTCAGATtgaaaatcgtaataattgtttatagaGCTTATCTCATTGAGTAGAAACGACATGATATTAATTACTGTTTCATCaattgtcattatttattcttgattaatcgatcgattgacaTATCTGATTTTCACGAATAGAATCCTCATTAAAGAATCTTGACAAATTATTAACGAATCTccttcgtttttgtttttattctttcttatatatatataaagaaaaatgttacacTTTATCGTAATACAACAATACTTTGTTACCTcgttaaaagaacaaaataaaatagatagaattacaaaaattaattaattaatatatatatatatatacatatataattttttttagatatattattattttttataatatagatcGAAATagcaatgaataaatatatatatatatatatattttttttttttcttaattatttataaaacaaaaacaagaaaaataagaataactcaattttcaaaataatcaaCTGCACGATAATACATTAAAGTATTACAAcgaaatgattatattttactttatgaaaagtaaattgtactaaaaagttttttatagagaagaatgataatagatttaaatacaagaagaaggaacacATATGTTTGGCTTTTaggaaaaattcatttttagaaaattcgtATGTTTAGAGTTCTTCTACGcgtgaatattttttcgtatGTATGCAAATGAAAATGGACGGTCAAGGTTGGGTCACATCGTTGAATCATTTCGTGAAATAAACGAGGAAAACTTTATCTCtatgtctatctctatttctatttttttcattctaaagCAACGTAATATTACGATGATTcctttcgatttaattactctctttctctctctctctctctctctcttgatgttttttttttgatgttaTGGAGTCAAATATAGTATGTATGAACACAAAGATAAATGTCGGAAAAAGTCATGCTTacattattgtttaataaaatttttaataacaatgtcATTTTAGGAAAATCAACAAAGTTTgttcgtttcctttcctttgtaaaacttgtacatatatacatacgtacatacatatattacacacacatatatatatatatgtatatgtaatgtatgtatgtatgtatgtatgagagaaagagagagagagaaaaaagttagatagaatgagaatgagagagaaagagaaagaaaataaacaagaaagaaagaaacgtagaAAGGAAGATGGAACGAAGATTGACgtagaaatttttaagaaaataaaatttcgcaAAAAATTCAACGTGAGGAGATATCGCATTGGTTGAAATTCGTACGTCGGCTTTACTGAAACACCAGAGAAAAATagtctcatatttttcttttacacacacacacacacacatatatatatatgttcgttcctctttgtctttatttaaattaatgaaaagacagaataaaaaagaagttattCATAGGGCCGAATTCTAAATTGATCTAATCTATACATATGAATACGTTGAACTGcgataaataacatatatacatttattgcCCCGTTTTGtctttattcgaaaaataaaaaaaaaaggggaaaaagaaaaaaatcgaaaaagaaatggaataaaaaaaaatgataagagtTTTGCGAGCGAACTCTCTAATTCTATATCTAATCTATATTTAATCCATTTCaaaagtacatatattatacatacatataccaaTCGATATAGAAGAATATCTAACTAAAGCAAaagatttctataaaaaaaaaaaaaaaaaaaaaaaaaaaaaattaaatggctTATCGAATAATCATCAttcaaaataatcaatatttcttttcttttttataaaacgagTTTACAACAAGTTTACAATGAATTGAATTtcttaaattcaatttttaatataccatCCGAACGTTTAAACTTTACAGGCAATATAATGCAACCACTTTCATTTCGATATCAGTATCgaacatatatacagatatataggataggtacatatgtatttatgtatatatatgtatacataatcgTGTGTACGAGTGGTTATCGATCGTTCACCATCGTCATCGTACACTCGCAATTTCTATTCGAAACCAACATATTTCTCGTaagattctattattattatggggTATCGTTCAAGGtatctcaaatatttttcaaggtCGTCTcctaatctttttatttctttttcttccattcctCCTTTCATCCTTTTGCCTCCagtccttccctttttttctttttttcgttactcTTCTCacttatttcattctttcattgaccttttctctttttcttttttcatttttattatatatttgtaagaaATCGTAACGTTACGTTGTAGTTTCACACTTAATCATAAAAGTTCTTGgttgatatctctctctctctctctctctctctcttttttttcagaaaaaaacaatgtaaaaAGCAGCTCAGTATGTTAGCTAAAATTCAAAgccaaataaaaaagaaattattattattattattattattattattattattattattattattattattattattatttttgttcgttcactcgttccttcgtttttaatttagattgaaactgatttatttttatacgccttttttcttttttgctttgttttcttttaatgcaAATATGTGTATACCATACATGATGttgtgttatttttcttttttctttttcccttttcattttgtcaaaatgaattatcgagaaaatgtcgacttttatcttcgataaattgaaagagaaacatggaaaaagaaatgagtatGAATTTGATTAACTGAAATAGACTTGTTCTTTTGAACCATCATAATGATGTACCGCCCAAGGccttcaaaaaatataaatgcgatcctgcttttatctttatatttctctcttttatttatatgtaagatAAATGCAatctttatttcatataattttttcttagcGCTTTTCCAAttctccctcccccttctctccctctctctattcttttgtataatgaatatttgaaaatatagtaatatacaagatatataactataggtatatatatatatatatatatatatatatgtatatttatatatattaattataattataattattaaaatactgattaataattcataatatataataattcgtatatattaatatcattataaaaaatataaattaaaatgatataattatttaaataaattatatttcataggatataataattcatttatattgatattattataaaattattttcataaaattattgttataaaaatattgagtTCCTTTAACGTATGGTAAGATCAAAACGGATTAATGACAAATCCAAGTTTTTCATTCTTGTTAGACTATAACCATGTTTCttatacttttacttttatcgtaATTTACGATTTCGAAGGAAAATGCGTATCAGCAAAGAAGTTTCTTCATTCTCAGGGCAAGTGAAAAGGTCGTATTTTGATAATACTCAAGAAATTAGAAGCCGACAATGCTTCGGGGTTTTATCCGGGCCATTCCATAAAACTTGGAAATTCACATGgtcgaaaaaagaataagaaaaatttccttttactCATCGTCTTATTTCGGGATCAGACGAAGAAAGCTCGCTCCGAGGGGTGAGAatagagtaaagaaaaaaacaaaacaaaaaaaaaaaaaaagaaaagaaaaaagaaaagaaaaagtaaagaaaaataaaggaagctTAA
Above is a genomic segment from Vespa velutina chromosome 13, iVesVel2.1, whole genome shotgun sequence containing:
- the LOC124953978 gene encoding 14 kDa phosphohistidine phosphatase-like isoform X1 is translated as MILKSNAYILQFLITGSIKQLGASINTRWFATMSELLNKVPDVDIDANGKFKYMLLNIHDKTNDAFKPVVRGYTKAEWHVSVSFNQKDRPIEESTDGMIDHEFDEKKRKKKENQINRDNVYEETTEQLKQYPDLEVESLGGGRILHDPEKKSIKVYGYSQGYGKADHQVTVELLKKKYTDYDITYSDDGY